The Arachis hypogaea cultivar Tifrunner chromosome 14, arahy.Tifrunner.gnm2.J5K5, whole genome shotgun sequence DNA window TACAAGTGGAGTAGTTATAACATAATTCAAGTCTTGTTATTCCGATTTCTTTGAGTCTAAGCTATCACTATCCTTCATATtcctatttttaactttttataatttaacattagACGCTGGACACTGAACACCTCTTAGGTCATAATCTTTATTCTTTAGGCTTAATGCGAAATTCACATTGAACTCCGATCCAACAAGTTAATGAACATGGCCTTCTAACTTTGAAGCCCATATtaataaaagttaattaataTAGCCACCTTGTCGTTAAAGTTGGTTAATGGTGGATGGCGAATCTAGTTTGGTCCTATGGTCCTCCACACCTTactacccctattccttttcCTTACCATCCAAcataaaaatacttatttgacGAGTTCTTAATTAATGTCTAAGAAATTCAATTCAACTACTCTCTCTTTGGCttagcttttcttcccttttgtctATGTACtttctcatttaatttttcgTAACTTTCTTGCTCCAAGAGGCTTAATTAACCATCAGGTGAACTCATTATCTTTCTTATTAGCCATCATGTTACTGTTCTAAATCAACATGGTAGATGTGATTGTCTTCTACTTGAGGAAAtcttttgttatatttatatatataaggtgAACTTGTATTGTTTCTTTGTTACCTCAGCCCATGCTTGATTGCTTGATCATCATTGGCCTAACCAATCATAACCATTGTTTATTAGGTGTTATTTATGCTATTACATTTGTCTTAAAAGTTTCATAAGTTGATGTTCTTGTAAAGAACTACAATAATAATTGATCAAATCTGGCCTTATTCTAACAAGTAACTGAGCAATGACATTTTTCTTTCTCCTAAACTcaattaaacaagaaaagaaaaaggaaaagaaaattctttcataataatattatattattgataTGATACATTATTTATTATACAACTACAAGCATATTATTatgcatacatataaaattatctattaaatcaatcactcatataaaatatacattaaaaataaattaaataacacatatatttatacataaatacattataactaatttagtagttgatttttgtgttcacataatattttttgtttaccaTATTATTTAATTGCCTAACTTATGTTCATTGACAATATATATCAGAATTGTTCAAGCATCGACCAGGATTAACGATCAGATCATGGGTTCCTCTTTTCGAGCATTTTTAAATAGTCCAGTTGGTCCCAAAACAACACACTTCTGGGGACCTGTTGCTAATTGGGGATTTGTGGCTGCTGTATGTCACACTACTTTCATTCTCTCTATTTATACTTATAGTGAATTTTTTTCAAGAGAACAAATTACACTACTGATTTAATCTTCCTTACAATTTGattaaaattcaaataacaataTACTTGAtacttttgcattttttttaaacatGATATTAAATACTGGAAAAAGATATTTATATGGTGCATATATATACGTTGCTATTATGTATGTTTATCATTATAGTAGTTATAATGACTATATAATTTTAgtaatacttaaaaaatattgttaaaattaaagtaatattttttttttaatttaacagtatttcaatttgaaaataaaaataaaaaatgttagaaaaaatatatttttaattttagcaatactttttaataattgctaacGTTATTTAGTTACTGTACTCATTGATACCATAGACTCCTATTTATATACTTATTTCAGTGTATGTTATTTGAACCGGCTATTAAATTTAAGAATAGAACAGATGAAAATAAAAGCGTGAATTATACAATTGAATCAATAGTTATAAAGTGTGTGTCTAAAAACTTGTACACCAATTCTAAATAGAGCAATACTATAGAATCATCATAATTTATTGTTTGTAGTCAGCaattaactaataatatttaaaaatattagttaaaaatataatattagactaaaaatatgaaattattaattaaaatattgaccaatataaattaaaattgttaattaatCTTTAAACTTTTCTCATtctaatatacaaataatatcttCCATATTTGAATATCCATTCAAACTTTACGTTAACTTACCCCAAAGAAGGCTAATAATTAGGGGAGTAGATCATCATGTCATATGAATTTTACAAAGCCTTAAGGACGGAAAAATCAGTATATAATTTGCCCTTATCTTCAAGCATCTCATTTTCATATGATACCCTATTATTCTAATAACCACTATCAAAAGGTCTCATCTAAAATGATCAACATTAAGACTAAATATTTTCATCTATATGTTTGGTTTAAAGGGATTGGCGGACATGAAAAAACCTCCAGAAATGATCTCTGGCAACATGACAGCAGGTTGAAAATTATAATCtggttattatttttgttaacttgAAATAATATAATGTTCTTATATGACATGTTGAAACTAACATTAGTTTGCGTCTTTAATttcttgattttaattataatgttTGATAGTGCAGTGATGTGTGTGTACTCAGCATTATTCATGAGATTTGCATGGATGGTAAAACCAAGAAACTATCTGCTTCTTGCTTGCCATGCTTCCAATGAGGCTGTACAACTATGCCAGCTCTCCCGCTGGGCAAAAGGCAATGGGTATTAACCTAATTACTTACCATcccattataatatatatatatatatatatatttggtttaGAAGATTTAGGATTTATATCTCGGTATCAAATATATGTCTACAATATTATTGTCCTAGTAGTATTAAAATAACTTCATTTcatctttttgttattttaaactttttattattcatcttaatTTCATACCCATTTTAATGAACCATATCATATATTGCCAGGGCCGGATTTAAGTAGTGCATTGTGGGGGCACTGACTTTTCAAAAACTTTCATTTAGTGcatagtaaaaaaatttatttgcccCCATAGTATACATGAATTTGACTCTACTCACAATTTATTCTCTTGGTCACAGTGTCCCTacataaatgaaaagaaaattaaaagatcccaccatattataaaatattatattaattatttaataaaaaataattaaactcttATAAAGTGAAAGTTAGTTTATGTAGGTAGAGGAAATTAAACTCTTATGTcttattgcatttttttttattcgTGTGGTTAACTTTACTTGAAATAAGAAGAAATTATAGCCAAAGTAGTAGTTCTTTAGTAGTGTGTATATGGACTATGATTTCACTGTTACTTTTATCAACaacttcttattttgttttatatattgattttgaaattgtatttgattaatgaatttgattttgattttgtgaCGTTAGATTTTTAATAGACTATTGTTGGTACTTTAGTATTTGGTGTTTTGCATGTTGCAGCATCTTTAGAGTTTAGTGTTTGGTATTTTGCAAGTTGCAACATTGTCAGAGTTTAgaatttttcaattttctttttaatttattaaaggtTGATCTTTATTTTGTTatactttttaatttattcaattgttatgcatttattttgtaattatattcttgtgtattttttttatctgttattatttaaattattatttttaatttattagttagttaatttaaaaattaattatagtttataataataaaatataattatagaaataattattatatcatataatTTTTATCTCCACTGACAAAATTTTTTAGATACGTCATTGTGTATTGTCGTCTCTTTTTATAGTATTGCTGACTCTTATATAATCTCTGCGTGCTTATTATAGTTTTGCAAGTTTTATTAGTATGGAGTACCTCTACTAATAATTCTATCTTATATATTTGAGCTTACATTAATAGACATTTTGATATAATTATTAGGTACCTCTCTGAGAAGAAGGGTGAAGCTTCATCCAAGTAACTTCATCCTCAATTTAATTTACTTCTCTTCTAGGGAGGAGAGATACGAGACTGTGCATAGATATGATTCTTCATATACATGAGTACATAGTTTTGATTATATTTTGTGTTGTTTACAACCAATGTAAAATTTTGtgttctatttgtttattgacCATTTTTGTATAGGAATTCTTTTTTCCTTCCACTCATCTTTCGTGCGAGTTTCTGATATTGAGAAAAGAACATGatgttaattatattatatatgtgttataaagtGTTTGACTTAGCAACAGTTCTCCATAAAATTGCCATTAACCTATCAAATTTTGATGCACATTCATAAGTGTTGATCTAAACCATTCCTTTTTTATTAATTTGCGACAATTTTAGAAATGTACGCTAAGTTTTTGCCGCTATTTTTCACATGTGTTATAATATATATAGGAATGTAGAGAAGTcttaaatatctaaaaaatataaatgttatTGTATGAAAGAACATGCTAAAGGGACAGGATTCTATTTATTGTGTGAGGTATGACTGGGTTTCTAGTGAACACCATTTTTATGCCAGGTGAAAAATTTTCAGTAGGAATCCTCTTCTTCCTTCAgtctctgggtactttcttcttggaCCTCCTCCCTCCTTAGAAGGTGGTgaatgcccaacaccaaacttaggtttgatgtcggAAAAAACTGTATGGGTTTCCAACAAAGGGGGAGGCTTGAGTAATGAGCTCTGCATGCATGCACCTCCTTCTCCAGAAAGTGGTGAAGGTTTATAAACCTTGAATACCAAGTAGTTCATAAAGCCTTAAAACCAATTCACCTCTCTCAACATCTATCAGAGCTCTCCCAGTAGTCAGGAATGGTCTTCTTAGGATGATGGAGTCCTTTGCATCCTCTCCCATATCTAAtatcacaaaatctgcagggaggAATAGCTCTCCAATCTAGACCAAGACATTTTTCACTAGCCCATGCGCTTGCCTCAGAGATTTGTCAGCCATCTCTAATGCTATCCTTGTAGGCCGTGCCTCTTGAATTTACAGCTTCTTCATTACGAACAAAGGCATCAGGTTAATACTTGAGCCAAGATCACAAAGAGCTTTGTCAAAGGTGATAGTCCTAATAGTGCATGGAATCTGAAAGTTCCCTAGATCTGGCATCTTCTTAGGCAGCTTGCTCTAAATGAGTGCACTACACTCCTTGGTCAGTACCACTGTTTCATCTCCCTTTAAGGCTTTCTTCTCAGAGAGTAGGAATTTCATGAGTGCCATATAGGGAGGCATtttctccaaaacctcagcaaaaagaatatttatttgtAGCTTTttaaagatttccaagaactGAGAGAACTTCCCGTCCTTAGTCTCCTCTTGGGGCTTCTGAGGTTGTGGTGTTTCAGGCTCTTGAATATGCGCTTTAGGTGGGGCATGTAATAATGCAGCTTCAGCCTTTTTTGGAGTTTCTTTCTCCTCTGACCCCTTAGCAACTTGTGCCTCCTTCTTCAGTTTATCTATATGTCACCAGGAAGAGTGTTGGGGGGTCTCTCAGGTATTcttttgctcagctgacccacttgtactTCCAAGTTCCGAATGAAAGCTCTAGATAGTCTCCTGCATAAAGCTATGGGTGCTCTTGAAAAGCTCTGCAACTAGAGTGGCCAAGTCAGGAGTATTCTGAGGCTGGGTGGACGCCTGCTGTTGTTGAGAAGCTTGAAATTGGTGGCTATTGAAATTGTTGAACTTGTTTTGATTCAAACCGCCCTGAGAGTTATTGTTAAAGTTCTGTTAAGGCTTCtggggttgctctctccatccaatttttgggtgattcctccatccctgattgaATGTATTTGAATAGGGATTATTACTGGATTTCTTGAAGAATTTTCCATATAATTAACTTGCTCAGGAGTGGGTTGAGCATAACCATAATTTTCCCTTGGCTGAAGTCTCCACTCATGTCATATAATACATCTTGAGTAGTTGAATTCATTGCATATGGGAGAAAGATAGAGTAATTTCATGTGATGGGAATATAGTGAAATTTAAAGTTGAATTTGTGTTATAGTTGAGttgaattctaaacttattattgattatatttGGTTGATTATAATGTGTTAATTGCTGGTAGActattcaattttttgttttataatgTAATATATTGTTTTATAGTGTAAGATATTGTTCATTGTTGttctatgttatttttttttaacactAGAGCTCAACACAACACAGTGGAGCAACAAACTAACAGACACATCAGTACCAAAAAGCCTAGTAAAAAGTGACACAACACCTTTCCATTCGTTGGCGCTCATCACCGTCATGTTGAAGATCTCTTCCACACCTTTGCTTACATTCTGGAATACTCTTCTATTTCTTTCCAACCAGATGTTCCAGACGATTGCATAGAAGCATCTCAGTCGTTGCTCTCGATCCTCCTTCCTCCTTGGTTCCTCTATCCAGCTTAAGAAATGTTCTCGCATCAAACCTGGAAAAGCCCACTGTCGGCATAACGTCGATATCCAAGCACTCCAAACTTGCTAGGCAAATCCACAACCTAGAAACAGGTGGTGGGCTTGCTCCACCTCAGTATGACAGAAAACACAGATATTATCTTCTTGTCTGATAATTCCAAACCTGCTAAGCTTGTCTTTTGTACTCACTCTACCTATTAGGACAAACCAAGTAAATAGTTCCACTCTGGGTGGTACTAAACCTTTCCAGATAGTCTTCGTGAAGCTGTAACTGGTAACCTCCTCTGGGATCAATTCTTCCTGCCAAACCTacacaaatgagttagttgaaaaaactTCTTTTCTGTCTAGTTTCCACACAACACTATCCTCTCTGTTTTGTATTAGATTCACAGGTCTCAACACTTCGTGTAATTCACTCAGAAGTTCTAACTCCCATTGAAAGAGCTCTCTTTTCCAATGGaaattccaaatccactctagcccatcccaaaacccacaatctccTATAACATATCCAcattggtttgaaacagagaataGTCTGGGGAATCGATCCTTCAAAGATCCACAGTATAACCATACATCCTTCCAAAAATGAGTATGCCGTCCATCACCAACCTCCATGGACAAACCTATGATCATCTTCTCCCTTAAGTGTTGATTTGTTATTTGTAATTGACATATATCCTTCCAGGGGCCTCCTCTAGTAGGTAGTACTTGAGTTGACAGTAGCTCATTAGGATTTAGGTTGTTATAAGAGCACACCACTTAAATAACATAGCCGTGTTGCGGATCATAGCATTTCCAACTCCCAATCCTCCCAATCTCTTGGGAGCCTACACCACTTCCCATTTAACGAGTGCCATCCCATTATTTCCATCCTCCTTCCTCCAAAGGAACCTTCTCTGTAGGGAGATCAATTTTTTAGCAACCGCTTTTGGCATCTTGAACAAACTCAGATAATATACTGTTAGGCTATTTAACACTGACTTGATCAGCACCAACTTCCCAGCTTTACTCAGCACTTTCGCTTTCCATAGGCTTAGCTTCTCCTCCACTTTATCTATGATGGGCTTCCAAGTTTTCACCAGCCTCAAATTTGCTCCTAAATGAATTCCCAAGTATTTGACTGGAAGGGAGCCTCCCTTGTAGCCCAACAAACGGCACATACTCTGGACCCATTGCTGGTCACAGTTTACTAGAATCAAGCTcgacttatcaaaattaatactcaACCCTGACATCAGCTCAAAGCACCTCAAGAGTCGCTTGTAGTTCTTGATAGTCTCCTCCTCCGGTGGGCTAAATAGAATTGTATCATCCACAAACTGAAGATGCGATAGCTCTATACTATCTTGCCCAACCAACAATGGTGATATACGGCCATTCCTGACCGCCTCTCTAATCATCCGATGTAGCACATCTACAACCAGTACGAACAGGAACGGAGAGAGTGGGTCACCTTGTCTCAAGCCTCTTTCCATTTTGAAGGGTTTGGACGGTGAACCATTTATCAGGACTAACATAGAAGCTGTCGTcacacactccataacccacGATCTCCATCTAATCCCAAATCCTATCTTCTGCAGCACTAAGTCCACAAAACTCCACTTGACTCTATCATATGCTTTTTGGAAGTCTAACTTTATTATTGCTGCCTCCTCCTTCCTTCGCTTGAGCCAGTCCACAGTTTCACATGCAATGAGTGTCCCATCGTGTATTTTCCTGCCTTTCACAAATGCGTTATGAGTCTCCCCTACTAGCTCTGGCATTACTTATCTCATCCTCCTCACCAGTACTTTGGAAATGACCTTGTACACACACCTAACCATACTAATAGGTCGCAGGTCTTTAATCTCCCTTGCCCCCACAAACTTCGGTGCCAGCGCCACCCAACTGATATTGGACTCCGCCGGTAATCTTGATGTCTGAAAGAACCCGATCACAGCTGTCGTGAATTCCAGCCCTATCTCCTCCCAACACCTCTTAATGAAATTCATGTTGTACCCGTCACAGCCTGGCGCCTTAGAGGACTCACAATCCCAAACAGCCTCTCTTATCTCCTCAGCTGACGGCAACATTTCCAACTTTACAGCCTCATCCTGGCATATCCTTCCCACTAGACCATCCCTGAAGCCCACCATAGGAGAGTGTTTCTATTGATATAATTCCTTATAGAAGTCGATAATAGCAATTTTAATCATTGCCTGATTCCTGACCTGTCTGCCGTTGACTAGCAAAGTATCTATCCTGTTATTCCTCCTTCTTGCTGAGGCTATGTGATGAAAGTATCTTGTATTTTTGTCCATCTCCTTGGCTTGTCTTGATCGGGACATCTGCTTCTAATGAATCTCTTTTCTCACATACCACTTGTCACAGCAACTTACTAGCGCCTTTCGCCTAGCCTCCATAGTTCCATCATACACTCCATTGCTTACCAAGTCatcaatctttttaatttcttcctcaaAGGTCGTAATCTTCTTATCCATATCACTAAAATTGGCCTTATGCCACCTTCTTAAAGGAATCGACAATGCTTTCAATTTATCTGTGAACTGAATCTCCCCCAAGCCTCTCCACTCCTCCTTCACCATTCTAATGAAGCCTTCATGCGTAAACCAGGAATCTAAACTTCTGAACGGCCTAGGTCCTCCCCGCATTTTGTTGTCTTCTACGATAATAGGGCAATGATCTGACAGCCCCCTTGGTCCACCTCGTACCCGAGTCTCCAGAAACTCCTCCAGCCACTCTAGGCTAAACATAGCTCTATCAATGCGACTACAAGAGCGTCCCCTAAACCATGTGAACATACGATCAGTGAGCGGAAAGTCCACTAACTCCATATCTTGGATCCAAGCCTTAAAATCTTCTGCAGACCGAGGTAAGGCCCCATCACCTTGTCGTTCCTCCACCtgtactatttcattgaattCTCCAATATAACAACAAGGCACTTGGCATAACCCCACTATTTAACTCAACTCTTCCCACACTTGCAACTTTGCACCCCTTTcatgttggtgcacgaaaattacttcacactatgtaattccgcacaactaaccaggaagtgcactgggtcgtccaagtaatatcttacgtgagtaagggtcgatcccacagagattgttggtttgaagcaagcaatggttatcttgctactcttagtcaggatattaatttgtggttatcagttgacttgcaaatgaacaagagagaatGAAtaaaaggttacttgttatgcagtaatggagaatatgctggagttttggagatgctttgtcttctgaatctctgctttcctcctgtcttcttgttcacgcacgcacgtttCTTCTATGGTaagttgtgtgttggtggatcaccgttgtcaatggctaccatccgtcctctcagtgaaaatggtccaggtacgctgtcaccgcacggctaatcatctgtaggttctcgatcaaaccggaataggatttactgtccttttgcgtctgtcactacgcctagcactcgcgagtttgaagctcatcacagtcatccaatccttgaatcctactcggaataccacagacaaggtttagactttctggattctcatgaatgctgccaatggattctaacttataccacgaagactctgattaaggaatctaagagatactcattcaatctaatgtagaacggaggtggttgtcaggcacacgttcatgggttgagaatggtgatgagtgtcacagatcatcaccttcgtcataatgaagcgcgaatgaacatcttagataggaacaagcgtatttgaatagaaaacaaaaatacttgcattaattcatcgagacacagcagagctcctcacccccaacaatggagtttagagactcatgccatcaaagagtacaaagttcagatctaaaatgtcatgagatacaaaataaatctctaaaagttgtttaaatactaaactagtaacctaggtttacagaaaatgagtaaactatgatagatagtgcagaaatccacttctaggacccacttggtgtgtactggggctgagacttaagcttctcacgtgcctgggctgttttgggcgttcaacgccaggttgtaacttgtttctggcgttgaactccaacttgtaacctgtttctggcgttggacgccagactgcaacatggaactggcgttgaacgccagtttacatcatttatccttgagcaaagtatggactattatatattgctggaaagccctggctgtctactttccaacgcaattagaagcgcgccaattggacttctgtagctccaaaaaatctattccgagtgtagagaggtcagaatccaacagcatcagcagtcatttttcagcccgaatcagatttttgctcagctccctcaatttcagccagaaaatacctgaaattatagaaaaacacacaaactcatagtaaagtccagaaatatgaatttttcctagaaactaatgaaaatatactaaaaacttaactaaaacatcctaaaaactacatgaaattaaccccaaaaagcgtataaaatatccgctcatcacaacaccaaacttaaactgttgcttgtccccaagcaactagacaaataaaatagaatacaaataagtcacgaagcaataatatctcagagtttttgagtgaagctcagattctaattaaatgagcgggactaatagctttttgcttccgaacagttttggcatctcactttatccattgaagctcataatgattggcatctataggaacttagaatttagatagtgttattgattctcctagttcagtatgttaattcttgaacacagctacttttatgagtcttggccgtggccctaagcactttgttttccagtattaccaccggatacataaatgccacagacacataattgggtgaaccttttcagattgtgactcagctttgctaaagtccccaattagaggtgtccagggttattaagcacactcttctttttgctttggatcttgactttaaccgctcagtctcaagttttcacttgacaccttcacgccacaagcacatggttagggacagcttggtttagccacttagaccaggatttgattcccttaagccctcctatccactgatgctcaaagccttggatcctttttattacccttgcctttttgttttaagggctattggctttttctacttgctttttctctctctcttttgttttttttcgcatatactttcttttttgcaagctttgtattcactgctgtttcttgcttcaagaatcacttttatgatttttcagattgtcaataacatgtctcatgttcatcattttttcaagagccaacatatttaacattcaagaacatcaaattccaaagacatatgctctgttcaggcattcattcagaaggcataaagcattgccaccacatgtaaataattagaatttcttttattaaaactcaaaaaatattgcctccttattctaaagaaaatcttctattttattcatgtttaatgatgatgagaaaaataaattatagcttaattggagataaaataactactaactactactataacttctaaggtaaaactcaaataagaacaattatcacagagttaaggctaagattagaactcaacaaccttgaatttgggatgtggatgttcctctagtctgtggggtgcttggtccttcaagagataacttctgacgctttagttcctttaagtcacgcccttgctcttcttgttccctgagcagtttgtagagcatgctgttttggttttgctgttcttcttttatttggtccatagcttcttgcaatttagtaacagatgcttcaagatgttcccaatattcaaattgagggatttctgggagaaattcctgtgctctcctcttgatggggtcatcctgcacttgttgtttttccattgtggttttagtgattggttgctctactgagatgtactccgttattcccatccttactctagCATCTTTgtagagcatagagattaagcttggataagccaacctggcatctttggagttcttgtttgcaagtatgtaaaattcagatgggattagttgatgaacttccacttcttttcccaacataatgcaatggatcatcactgctcttttaacggtgacttcagaacggttgctagtgggcaatatagaacgcccaatgaagtccaaccatcctctggcgactggtttgagatcttctctcttgagttgatttgggacacccttgctgctggtggtccacctggctccagggatgcatatatcctctagaatcttatccaagcCCTTGtttattctcatcattctcctattgaaggagtctgggtcatcttttagctgaggtagcttaaagatctccctgattttgtcagggtggatgtgaacaatctttcctctgaccaaagtctgatagtcatagagggcagttccagatattctctgcctgtctgtttgccacagattagcgtagaactcctgaaccatattccttcccacttttgtttcaggattagctaggatttcccagttcctgtttcgaatctgctcttggatctc harbors:
- the LOC112740525 gene encoding mitochondrial pyruvate carrier 1-like, which codes for MGSSFRAFLNSPVGPKTTHFWGPVANWGFVAAGLADMKKPPEMISGNMTAVMCVYSALFMRFAWMVKPRNYLLLACHASNEAVQLCQLSRWAKGNGYLSEKKGEASSK
- the LOC140178675 gene encoding uncharacterized protein, encoding MVKNLKNKHRLNLLGLIETKRGIVTRYDVARLWGEDGAGWEYVGSEGASVGLLLIWDESVEERQGDGALPRSAEDFKAWIQDMELVDFPLTDRMFTWFRGRSCSRIDRAMFSLEWLEEFLETRVRGGPRGLSDHCPIIVEDNKMRGGPRPFRSLDSWFTHEGFIRMVKEEWRGLGEIQFTDKLKALSIPLRRWHKANFSDMDKKITTFEEEIKKIDDLVSNGVYDGTMEARRKALKHSPMVGFRDGLVGRICQDEAVKLEMLPSAEEIREAVWDCESSKAPGCDGYNMNFIKRCWEEIGLEFTTAVIGFFQTSRLPAESNISWVALAPKFVGAREIKDLRPISMVRCVYKVISKVLVRRMR